A segment of the Entomomonas moraniae genome:
AGCAACCGCACTCAAACAACTATGCTCTCATTATAATGCACAACTAATTATCAATGATGACCTGTTATTAGCTAAAGAATTAGCCGTTGGCTTACACTTAGGACAAGAAGATGGTTCTATTACAAAAGCTCGCCAATTACTTGGTAACAATGCCATTATCGGCGCTACTTGCCATGGTAGTATCGATCTTGCTCAACGTGCTAAAGCAGAAGGCGCCAGCTACTTGGCCTTTGGTCGGTTCTTCCCCTCAAAAACGAAACCTAATGCAAAACCTGCTGACATTAATGTATTAAGTGAAGCAAAAGCACTTGGACTAACCATCTGTGCCATTGGTGGTATAACGCTTAATAATGTTCATTTACTGACTAAACAAGGCGTAAACTTAATTGCTGTAGTCAATGAACTATTTGATGCCAATAATGCCGAACAAGTAGAAAAAAGAGCAAAACAGCTCGTTAGTACTATCTTTCTCTAGTAAAAATCTATTTATCTCGACACCATACACATATTAATTAAATTAATACTGTTTGATGCGACACCTATAGTCACCTTAAATATCTTTATTTTTGAGAGTCTTGCAATAACTTTTCTGCATGGGCTAAAGACTCTTTGGTTAAATCAACCCCACCAAGCATCCGAGCAACCTCTTCTATGCGCTGGGTTTGATCTAATAAAGATACGGCCGTTTGCGTACT
Coding sequences within it:
- the thiE gene encoding thiamine phosphate synthase; this encodes MKLHGLYGITDTELLANGRLLPYVEAALKGGMQVLQYRDKTQDTARRYEEATALKQLCSHYNAQLIINDDLLLAKELAVGLHLGQEDGSITKARQLLGNNAIIGATCHGSIDLAQRAKAEGASYLAFGRFFPSKTKPNAKPADINVLSEAKALGLTICAIGGITLNNVHLLTKQGVNLIAVVNELFDANNAEQVEKRAKQLVSTIFL